The following coding sequences lie in one Pseudorca crassidens isolate mPseCra1 chromosome 2, mPseCra1.hap1, whole genome shotgun sequence genomic window:
- the ELOA gene encoding elongin-A isoform X1 produces MAAESALEVVEKLQARLAANPDPKKLLKYLKKLSTLPITVDILAETGVGKTVNSLRKHEHVGSFAKDLVAQWKKLVPVERNTEPDEQDFEKSNSRKRPRDALKEGEGEGDYPGSWRASGSQSCSPDNRQKKHRKLPELDRPHKVSHSHERRDERKRYHRASPVYSSDHESSDYGHVQSPLSSASPHQMSVDHYRSLEEDHEPFVSHQKPGKGHSNAFQDRLGVSQERHLGEAQGKEVVSQSKEHRSSHKEKRPVNSKGDEKSSLSREKSHKAISKEENRRRPPSGDSTKEKAPSSGVKKEKEKEGSTKKLLPPLEVASDNHLKKPKYRDPEKTKSDKNKQSLESLDTGKGAGDLLPKAKEKVSNNLKAQEGKVKPSHLDRKSVGSFLKAEEADMDDEFEQPTMSFESYLSYDQPRKKKKKIVKTSTTTPGEKGLKKNDSKSTSKNLDSVQKLPKVNENKSEKLQPAGSHSAKLKKVKVPSDVLPVLPDLPLPVIQANYRPLPSLELISAFQPKRKALSSSQEEEEAGFTGRRMNSKMQVYSGSKCAYLPKMMTLHEQCIRVLKNNIDSIFEVGGVPYSLLEPVLERCTPDQLYRIEEYNHVLIEETDQLWKVHCHRDFKDERPEEYESWREMYLRLQDAREQRLRLLTKNIRSAHANKPKGRQAKMAFVNSVAKPPRDVRRRQEKFGTGGAAVPEKIRIKPAPYLSGSSRLGSGGSNSFNASPEEPAYDGPSTSSAHSAPVVSSTVSCDPRKPTVKKIAPMMAKTIKAFKNRFSRR; encoded by the exons ATGGCGGCGGAGTCGGCGCTCGAAGTTGTGGAGAAGCTGCAGGCGCGCCTGGCCGCGAACCCGGACCCGAAGAAG CTATTGAAATATCTGAAGAAACTCTCCACCTTGCCTATTACAGTAGACATTCTTGCG GAGACCGGGGTTGGGAAAACGGTAAATAGCTTGCGAAAACATGAGCATGTCGGAAGCTTTGCCAAGGACCTAGTGGCCCAGTGGAAGAAGCTGGTTCCTGTGGAACG aaacacTGAGCCTGATGAACAGGACTTTGAGAAGAGCAATTCTCGAAAGCGCCCCAGGGATGCCCttaaggagggggagggggagggggactaCCCAGGCAGCTGGAGAGCCTCCGGCAGCCAGTCGTGCAGTCCTGATAACAGGcagaagaaacacagaaaactcCCGGAGCTTGACCGGCCTCACAAAGTATCTCACAGTCATGAGAGGAGAGACGAGAGAAAGAGGTACCACAGAGCTTCTCCAGTTTACTCTTCAGACCACGAATCTTCGGACTACGGCCATGTTCAGTCCCCACTGTCATCCGCCAGCCCTCATCAGATGTCTGTGGACCATTACAGATCCCTGGAGGAGGACCACGAGCCCTTTGTTTCACACCAGAAGCCTGGCAAAGGCCACAGTAATGCCTTTCAGGACAGACTGGGGGTCAGTCAAGAACGACACCTGGGTGAAGCCCAGGGGAAAGAGGTCGTGAGTCAGAGCAAGGAGCACAGATCTTCCCATAAAGAAAAACGTCCGGTGAATTCCAAAGGAGATGAGAAGTCGTCTTTGAGCAGAGAAAAATCACACAAGGCCATCTCCAAAGAGGAAAACCGGCGGAGGCCACCCTCAGGGGACAGTACAAAGGAGAAAGCGCCCTCTAGTGGTgtcaagaaagagaaggaaaaagagggcAGCACCAAGAAGCTTTTACCCCCCTTGGAGGTGGCATCAGACAACCACCTTAAAAAGCCAAAATACAGagacccagagaaaaccaaatcAGACAAAAACAAGCAGAGTCTAGAAAGCTTAGACACAGGCAAGGGGGCAGGAGACCTGTTGCCCAAGGCAAAAGAGAAGGTTTCTAACAACCTAAAGGCTcaagaaggaaaagtaaaacCTTCTCATTTAGATAGAAAGTCTGTGGGCTCCTTCCTTAAAGCTGAGGAGGCAGACATGGATGATGAATTCGAGCAGCCCACCATGTCTTTTGAGTCATACCTCAGCTATGACCAGCCccggaagaaaaagaaaaagatcgtGAAAACTTCAACCACGACTCCTGgagaaaaaggattaaaaaaaaatgattcaaaaagCACTAGTAAAAACTTGGACTCAGTTCAGAAACTACCTAAGGTGAACGAAAACAAGTCAGAGAAGCTTCAGCCAGCTGGATCCCATTCAGCCAAGCTGAAAAAGGTAAAG GTCCCCAGCGATGTGCTGCCAGTGTTACCAGACCTTCCATTACCTGTGATACAGGCCAATTACCGCCCACTTCCTTCCCTTGAATTGATATCTGCCTTCCAACCAAAGCGAAAAg CACTCTCCTCatcccaggaagaggaagaagctgGATTCACCGGACGAAGAATGAATTCCAAGATGCAGGTCTATTCTGGTTCCAAGTGTGCCTATCTCCCCAAAATGATGACCTTGCACGAGCAGTGCATCCGGGTGCTTAAAAACAACATTGACT CAATCTTTGAAGTGGGAGGCGTCCCATATTCTCTCCTTGAACCTGTTTTGGAGAGGTGTACACCTGATCAGTTATATCGCATAGAGGAGTACAATCAC GTATTAATTGAAGAAACGGATCAATTATGGAAAGTTCATTGTCACCGAGACTTTAAGGATGAAAGGCCAGAGGAGTATGAGTCGTGGCGGGAGATGTACCTGCGGCTTCAGGATGCGCGAGAGCAGCGGCTGCGACTCCTCACAAAGAATATCCGATCTGCGCACGCCAATAAGCCCAAAG GCCGACAAGCAAAAATGGCGTTTGTCAACTCTGTGGCCAAGCCACCTCGTGATGTTCGGAGGAGGCAGGAGAAGTTTGGAACAGGAGGTGCAGCTGTGCCTGAGAAAATCAG GATCAAGCCGGCGCCGTACCTCTCAGGAAGCAGCCGCTTGGGCAGTGGCGGCAGCAACAGCTTTAACGCCAGCCCCGAGGAGCCAGCCTACGACGGCCCGAGTACCAGCAGTGCGCACTCGGCACCCGTGGTCAGCAGCACTGTTTCCTGTGATCCTAGGAAACCGACTGTGAAGA AAATTGCCCCAATGATGGCCAAGACGATTAAAGCGTTCAAGAACAGATTCTCCCGACGATAA
- the ELOA gene encoding elongin-A isoform X2, with product MAAESALEVVEKLQARLAANPDPKKLLKYLKKLSTLPITVDILAETGVGKTVNSLRKHEHVGSFAKDLVAQWKKLVPVERNTEPDEQDFEKSNSRKRPRDALKEGEGEGDYPGSWRASGSQSCSPDNRQKKHRKLPELDRPHKVSHSHERRDERKRYHRASPVYSSDHESSDYGHVQSPLSSASPHQMSVDHYRSLEEDHEPFVSHQKPGKGHSNAFQDRLGVSQERHLGEAQGKEVVSQSKEHRSSHKEKRPVNSKGDEKSSLSREKSHKAISKEENRRRPPSGDSTKEKAPSSGVKKEKEKEGSTKKLLPPLEVASDNHLKKPKYRDPEKTKSDKNKQSLESLDTGKGAGDLLPKAKEKVSNNLKAQEGKVKPSHLDRKSVGSFLKAEEADMDDEFEQPTMSFESYLSYDQPRKKKKKIVKTSTTTPGEKGLKKNDSKSTSKNLDSVQKLPKVNENKSEKLQPAGSHSAKLKKVPSDVLPVLPDLPLPVIQANYRPLPSLELISAFQPKRKALSSSQEEEEAGFTGRRMNSKMQVYSGSKCAYLPKMMTLHEQCIRVLKNNIDSIFEVGGVPYSLLEPVLERCTPDQLYRIEEYNHVLIEETDQLWKVHCHRDFKDERPEEYESWREMYLRLQDAREQRLRLLTKNIRSAHANKPKGRQAKMAFVNSVAKPPRDVRRRQEKFGTGGAAVPEKIRIKPAPYLSGSSRLGSGGSNSFNASPEEPAYDGPSTSSAHSAPVVSSTVSCDPRKPTVKKIAPMMAKTIKAFKNRFSRR from the exons ATGGCGGCGGAGTCGGCGCTCGAAGTTGTGGAGAAGCTGCAGGCGCGCCTGGCCGCGAACCCGGACCCGAAGAAG CTATTGAAATATCTGAAGAAACTCTCCACCTTGCCTATTACAGTAGACATTCTTGCG GAGACCGGGGTTGGGAAAACGGTAAATAGCTTGCGAAAACATGAGCATGTCGGAAGCTTTGCCAAGGACCTAGTGGCCCAGTGGAAGAAGCTGGTTCCTGTGGAACG aaacacTGAGCCTGATGAACAGGACTTTGAGAAGAGCAATTCTCGAAAGCGCCCCAGGGATGCCCttaaggagggggagggggagggggactaCCCAGGCAGCTGGAGAGCCTCCGGCAGCCAGTCGTGCAGTCCTGATAACAGGcagaagaaacacagaaaactcCCGGAGCTTGACCGGCCTCACAAAGTATCTCACAGTCATGAGAGGAGAGACGAGAGAAAGAGGTACCACAGAGCTTCTCCAGTTTACTCTTCAGACCACGAATCTTCGGACTACGGCCATGTTCAGTCCCCACTGTCATCCGCCAGCCCTCATCAGATGTCTGTGGACCATTACAGATCCCTGGAGGAGGACCACGAGCCCTTTGTTTCACACCAGAAGCCTGGCAAAGGCCACAGTAATGCCTTTCAGGACAGACTGGGGGTCAGTCAAGAACGACACCTGGGTGAAGCCCAGGGGAAAGAGGTCGTGAGTCAGAGCAAGGAGCACAGATCTTCCCATAAAGAAAAACGTCCGGTGAATTCCAAAGGAGATGAGAAGTCGTCTTTGAGCAGAGAAAAATCACACAAGGCCATCTCCAAAGAGGAAAACCGGCGGAGGCCACCCTCAGGGGACAGTACAAAGGAGAAAGCGCCCTCTAGTGGTgtcaagaaagagaaggaaaaagagggcAGCACCAAGAAGCTTTTACCCCCCTTGGAGGTGGCATCAGACAACCACCTTAAAAAGCCAAAATACAGagacccagagaaaaccaaatcAGACAAAAACAAGCAGAGTCTAGAAAGCTTAGACACAGGCAAGGGGGCAGGAGACCTGTTGCCCAAGGCAAAAGAGAAGGTTTCTAACAACCTAAAGGCTcaagaaggaaaagtaaaacCTTCTCATTTAGATAGAAAGTCTGTGGGCTCCTTCCTTAAAGCTGAGGAGGCAGACATGGATGATGAATTCGAGCAGCCCACCATGTCTTTTGAGTCATACCTCAGCTATGACCAGCCccggaagaaaaagaaaaagatcgtGAAAACTTCAACCACGACTCCTGgagaaaaaggattaaaaaaaaatgattcaaaaagCACTAGTAAAAACTTGGACTCAGTTCAGAAACTACCTAAGGTGAACGAAAACAAGTCAGAGAAGCTTCAGCCAGCTGGATCCCATTCAGCCAAGCTGAAAAAG GTCCCCAGCGATGTGCTGCCAGTGTTACCAGACCTTCCATTACCTGTGATACAGGCCAATTACCGCCCACTTCCTTCCCTTGAATTGATATCTGCCTTCCAACCAAAGCGAAAAg CACTCTCCTCatcccaggaagaggaagaagctgGATTCACCGGACGAAGAATGAATTCCAAGATGCAGGTCTATTCTGGTTCCAAGTGTGCCTATCTCCCCAAAATGATGACCTTGCACGAGCAGTGCATCCGGGTGCTTAAAAACAACATTGACT CAATCTTTGAAGTGGGAGGCGTCCCATATTCTCTCCTTGAACCTGTTTTGGAGAGGTGTACACCTGATCAGTTATATCGCATAGAGGAGTACAATCAC GTATTAATTGAAGAAACGGATCAATTATGGAAAGTTCATTGTCACCGAGACTTTAAGGATGAAAGGCCAGAGGAGTATGAGTCGTGGCGGGAGATGTACCTGCGGCTTCAGGATGCGCGAGAGCAGCGGCTGCGACTCCTCACAAAGAATATCCGATCTGCGCACGCCAATAAGCCCAAAG GCCGACAAGCAAAAATGGCGTTTGTCAACTCTGTGGCCAAGCCACCTCGTGATGTTCGGAGGAGGCAGGAGAAGTTTGGAACAGGAGGTGCAGCTGTGCCTGAGAAAATCAG GATCAAGCCGGCGCCGTACCTCTCAGGAAGCAGCCGCTTGGGCAGTGGCGGCAGCAACAGCTTTAACGCCAGCCCCGAGGAGCCAGCCTACGACGGCCCGAGTACCAGCAGTGCGCACTCGGCACCCGTGGTCAGCAGCACTGTTTCCTGTGATCCTAGGAAACCGACTGTGAAGA AAATTGCCCCAATGATGGCCAAGACGATTAAAGCGTTCAAGAACAGATTCTCCCGACGATAA